In Actinomycetes bacterium, the genomic window CGGGCGGCAATAGCACTGCTGACGAGGGACCAAGCGATGACAGGGCGGTGGATGACAGGGCGGTGGATGACAGGGCCGTGGATGACACGACCCAGTCCGACTTCGTCCGAAGCCTGTTGCGTGACGGCCTGTTTCCGGCCATGCGGGTCGACCCGGTGGTGCTGCGGGCGTTCCTTCGCATGTTCAACCTGCTGCAACCACCGGACTCGCTCCTGTCCGACGCGGACGTGATCGGTCGTGTCATGCAGGTCTACCAGGACCGCGACTCGCGTCCCGAGGAACCACCTCTTGGCCCCGACCGCGACGCGCTGCTGGATGCGGTGCCAGGAGCACCGAACTGAATCCGGTACCTGCGGGTACCGGTCAACCGCCGGCGACGGCCGGGATGATCGAGAGCGTTTCGCCGTCGGGAACAGCTGTCTCGACCCCGTCGAGATAACGCACGTCGTCATCGGCCACGAACACGTTGACAAAGCGGCGAAGCGAGCCGTCTTCATCGAACAGGCGGTCGTTGAACCCCGGGTGGGCGACCTCGAGGGCTGCGAGTGCCTCGGCGACGGTCGACCCCTCTACGTCCACCTGCGATGCTCCGCCGGTGAGTGTGCGGAGGGTGGTGGGGATGCGGATGCTGATGCTCATCGTGTTTCTCCTGGCGAAACTGACCGCTGGATCGTATGCGAGCCACTAAACACCCGCGACATCGACAAGATTCCCAACAGGGGAACATCGCGCGCCACAGTTCCGTTGGAAACCGTGCGGGTGCACCGCCTGTATGCGCACCGCGATGGTAAGGGGCGCCCCGGGCGGTACCGTGTTCACATGCGCCGTGCGATGCAGGGCGTCACACCACAACCCGGACTCGCCAACGCGGATCCGCCAAGGAGCACTTCATGGTTGCCGTTGACACGGACCACATGGAGCCAGGTGCGATCCGCACCCGACATCACCGCTACTACCCGATCCCGCGCCTGATCGAGGCGAAGGGAGCCACCACCGTTTCGGTATGCCTTCCTGCCCGCAACGAGGAGTCGACCGTCGGCGAGATAGTGGCGACGGTGCGACACGACCTTCTTGATGCGGGCGTGATCGACGAACTCCTCGTGGTCGATGACCACTCGACCGATTCCACCGCGAGCGTGGCCAGCCGGGCGGGCGCCCGGGTGGTTGCCGCCGCCGACATCCTCCCCGAGTACGGCGAGGGACATGGCAAGGGTGAAGTGCTCTGGAAGTCCCTGCTCGAGACCACAGGCGACGTGGTGCTCTGGTGCGACAGCGATCTGCGCGAGTTCCACCACCGATTCGTCACCGGGTTGCTGGGTCCGTTGCTCTGCGAGGACGACGTCGACTTCGTGAAGGGCTTCTACCGGCGCCCCGAGTCAGATGGCGAAGGTGGTGGCAGGGT contains:
- a CDS encoding MoaD/ThiS family protein is translated as MSISIRIPTTLRTLTGGASQVDVEGSTVAEALAALEVAHPGFNDRLFDEDGSLRRFVNVFVADDDVRYLDGVETAVPDGETLSIIPAVAGG
- a CDS encoding glucosyl-3-phosphoglycerate synthase, whose translation is MEPGAIRTRHHRYYPIPRLIEAKGATTVSVCLPARNEESTVGEIVATVRHDLLDAGVIDELLVVDDHSTDSTASVASRAGARVVAAADILPEYGEGHGKGEVLWKSLLETTGDVVLWCDSDLREFHHRFVTGLLGPLLCEDDVDFVKGFYRRPESDGEGGGRVTELVARPLLSLLFPELTGIKQPLSGEYGGRREVLDKLPFVEGYGVEMGLLVDLARRFGTDGIVQVDLDVRHHRNRPLEELSPQAAAIMQTALRRVHRDLVPVVADLVRGAESTEIEAAERPPMIEVAEYLARIPAAVGA